Proteins found in one Aneurinibacillus uraniidurans genomic segment:
- a CDS encoding FeoA family protein — protein sequence MWLSEIKPGSKAKITDITQVTEVVRRRLLDMGIMEGTVVCMKRLLPFGGPCALEASGQWIGIRRREAGLIQVEAV from the coding sequence ATGTGGTTATCAGAAATTAAACCAGGTAGTAAAGCCAAAATTACGGACATTACCCAAGTGACAGAGGTGGTACGCCGTCGCTTGCTTGACATGGGGATTATGGAAGGAACCGTAGTATGCATGAAGCGTCTATTGCCGTTCGGGGGACCGTGTGCACTTGAAGCAAGTGGACAATGGATTGGTATCCGTCGTCGAGAAGCAGGTCTGATTCAGGTGGAGGCCGTATGA
- a CDS encoding MerR family transcriptional regulator, whose amino-acid sequence MNHIQGKYNIKAVSTIVGITTHTLRAWERRYGIIEPQRTESGHRLYTEEDVATLRWLKEHVEKGLHISKAVSLLKDGRMHHSFLPPEPTLRSAHVTHTERPLITRKRHELIGALLAFNESEAHHVLDLCLSMWDVESVLHNIIIPVFIEIGDRWGRGEISVAHEHYASQLLTQRIHQFFRHTRVNPAMPRIITMAGPGEQHSIGIAMFSLFLRHRGLDVYFLGANMPGEGLHAILTTIQPHAICISITLEENLTHLLKHVHELRKAYPALVIGIGGQATQLPAFPENLAPYAIGTTQSDWENWLSNLLDAFYHS is encoded by the coding sequence ATGAACCATATACAGGGCAAGTATAATATTAAAGCGGTTTCTACCATTGTGGGAATCACGACGCATACACTTCGTGCCTGGGAACGACGCTACGGAATTATTGAGCCGCAGCGTACTGAATCCGGGCATCGACTATATACAGAGGAAGATGTCGCTACGCTGCGCTGGCTCAAGGAACACGTTGAAAAAGGACTTCATATTAGTAAAGCTGTCAGTCTGCTAAAGGATGGAAGGATGCACCACTCCTTCTTACCACCAGAACCAACTCTGCGATCCGCGCATGTTACTCACACTGAGCGTCCACTGATCACTCGCAAACGACACGAACTCATCGGAGCCCTGCTCGCGTTTAATGAATCAGAAGCCCATCATGTTCTTGACCTATGTCTGTCCATGTGGGATGTAGAATCTGTACTACACAATATCATCATCCCGGTATTTATTGAGATTGGCGATCGCTGGGGGCGCGGAGAGATTAGTGTGGCACATGAGCATTATGCAAGTCAGCTGCTTACCCAGCGCATTCACCAGTTTTTCCGACACACCCGTGTGAATCCTGCCATGCCACGTATTATCACAATGGCAGGGCCAGGCGAACAACACAGCATCGGCATCGCGATGTTCTCCCTTTTTCTGCGGCATCGTGGTCTGGATGTGTATTTTCTAGGAGCGAATATGCCTGGAGAAGGATTACACGCCATCCTCACTACAATTCAGCCTCATGCTATCTGTATATCTATTACACTAGAGGAAAATCTTACACATTTGTTGAAGCATGTTCATGAACTTCGGAAAGCTTATCCGGCTCTCGTGATCGGCATCGGTGGACAAGCAACTCAGCTGCCCGCTTTCCCGGAAAATCTTGCTCCATATGCAATCGGGACGACACAATCCGATTGGGAGAATTGGCTATCTAACCTGCTCGATGCATTTTATCATTCGTAA
- a CDS encoding EamA family transporter: MNTAQKRYKGIMMIVGGAALWGISGAVAQQLFTNEGFQPGWLVTVRMMAAGILLLLWTVVKSGQQEIWHIFRHTKDRVRLLIFAVGGMVGVQYTYFMAVGTGDVATATLLQYLGPIFITVYVAWKCRRLPNRWELSALVLALIGAFLLITNGSLQGLSIPMDAFVWGIVSALAAAFYTVYPVRLLARWNSTIVVGWSMVLGSLCLATFNPLWEVAGQHWSLLSASYVTFVILFGTLVPFYMFIESLRYITSTEASVLSSAEPLAAVIVSFLWLHVAFGLLQGIGGLCIIATVTLLAIKKPMEGSKEIRPATEAVS, from the coding sequence ATGAATACAGCACAGAAACGATATAAAGGGATTATGATGATTGTCGGCGGAGCCGCCCTCTGGGGTATATCGGGAGCAGTGGCACAGCAATTATTTACCAATGAAGGATTTCAGCCCGGTTGGCTTGTAACGGTGCGCATGATGGCAGCAGGTATATTATTGCTGCTCTGGACAGTCGTAAAAAGTGGTCAGCAGGAGATCTGGCACATTTTTCGACATACAAAAGATCGAGTACGCCTCCTTATTTTTGCTGTGGGCGGTATGGTAGGGGTACAGTATACATATTTTATGGCAGTCGGTACAGGAGATGTAGCAACCGCAACCCTTTTGCAGTATCTCGGTCCAATATTTATTACCGTGTATGTAGCGTGGAAATGCCGCCGTCTGCCGAATCGATGGGAACTGAGTGCGCTTGTGCTGGCTCTTATTGGAGCATTTTTGCTCATTACAAATGGATCGCTTCAGGGGTTATCGATCCCGATGGATGCGTTTGTCTGGGGAATTGTTTCAGCACTTGCAGCGGCATTTTATACCGTGTATCCGGTTCGGCTACTGGCTAGATGGAACTCTACGATTGTCGTAGGCTGGTCAATGGTATTAGGAAGCCTGTGTCTTGCAACGTTTAATCCGTTATGGGAGGTAGCGGGACAGCACTGGTCACTTCTATCTGCTTCCTATGTTACATTTGTTATCCTATTTGGAACACTTGTACCGTTTTATATGTTTATTGAAAGTTTACGCTATATTACATCAACAGAAGCGAGTGTGTTATCGAGTGCCGAGCCACTTGCTGCTGTCATTGTGTCCTTTCTCTGGCTGCATGTTGCTTTTGGGCTACTACAAGGAATTGGCGGCTTATGTATTATCGCCACGGTAACACTATTGGCGATTAAGAAGCCGATGGAAGGCAGTAAGGAGATACGTCCTGCTACGGAAGCTGTATCATAA
- a CDS encoding HlyD family secretion protein → MKPIQKACSVFLCLLPLLGCQPTEQVHVYSGTIEGQERLVQSESGGILIKTTAEEGQPVKENAILARLDDRDEQLRIKEAKAAVDIVQAKLNESGAGTRPEKINEAFARVEQAHATTGQTVAKQNATAAQLKILQTKKEELSKQLESSRSTVVYQQNRLKRAQSLLEAGASSRQEVDTLQEAVNQAQGIVNDLIQQGYTVDAQINQAQQEVEAARAARDSSAAAEKAAQANLNLLRTGDTNYTVQGLLAQKEQAESVLEQMVLQKNKKIITAPESGIIIRQHFHKGEVIKPGATLYTLLQANRLEVVIYVPEAELNRVKLGQTAHIKVDAYPDRTFAGTIIKIATKGEFTPKNVQTPEERTKIVFAVTIRLTEGFDQVKPGMPADVTLTENKAGGK, encoded by the coding sequence ATGAAACCTATCCAAAAAGCATGCTCAGTCTTTCTTTGCCTCCTTCCACTGCTCGGCTGCCAGCCAACTGAACAAGTACATGTCTATAGTGGAACGATCGAAGGACAGGAACGACTCGTACAGAGCGAATCAGGTGGGATTCTCATCAAAACAACAGCCGAAGAAGGTCAGCCTGTAAAAGAAAACGCCATTCTCGCCCGCCTTGATGACCGCGATGAGCAACTCCGTATCAAGGAAGCGAAGGCAGCCGTTGACATTGTCCAGGCAAAGCTAAATGAATCCGGTGCCGGAACGAGACCAGAAAAAATAAACGAAGCGTTCGCCCGAGTAGAACAGGCACATGCCACAACCGGACAAACAGTCGCCAAACAAAACGCAACCGCTGCGCAACTGAAAATTCTACAAACAAAAAAAGAAGAACTCAGCAAGCAGCTTGAAAGCTCACGCAGTACTGTTGTCTATCAGCAGAATCGTCTCAAGCGAGCTCAGTCACTGCTTGAAGCCGGCGCCTCCTCTCGTCAGGAAGTGGATACATTGCAGGAAGCCGTCAATCAGGCACAAGGAATTGTGAATGACTTGATTCAACAGGGCTATACCGTTGATGCCCAGATCAATCAGGCACAGCAAGAAGTGGAAGCGGCTCGTGCGGCTCGTGATTCCTCTGCAGCAGCAGAAAAAGCAGCCCAGGCAAACCTTAATCTGCTGCGCACCGGAGACACCAACTATACGGTGCAAGGTCTGCTCGCTCAGAAAGAACAGGCAGAAAGCGTACTTGAACAGATGGTACTCCAAAAAAACAAAAAAATAATTACCGCACCCGAGAGCGGAATCATTATTCGCCAACATTTCCATAAAGGTGAAGTCATCAAGCCAGGTGCTACCTTGTATACGTTGCTGCAAGCAAACCGTCTTGAAGTCGTCATCTACGTGCCAGAAGCAGAATTAAACCGGGTCAAGCTCGGTCAGACTGCTCACATTAAAGTCGATGCCTATCCAGATCGCACGTTTGCTGGTACCATCATCAAAATCGCGACCAAAGGAGAATTCACGCCGAAAAATGTTCAGACACCTGAGGAACGCACGAAGATCGTATTTGCTGTCACCATCCGGCTTACAGAAGGATTTGATCAAGTAAAACCAGGTATGCCAGCAGATGTTACCCTTACCGAAAACAAGGCAGGTGGTAAGTGA
- a CDS encoding alkaline phosphatase family protein — MMWKKTIFILIDSFMPHVFEEAEAQQKVPALSFLKANGAYWNDCVTVFPTMSANIDASLMTGTYPDEHHVPGLVWYDRDEQRVVNYINGGKAVWRLGTRKCARDVLVSLNEQHLSRDVKTIFEEAARHHRTSASLNFSIHRGPVCYSVQKPGLMKLALLGTKFDSVTGPEPALLGRFFHSTGLRARFGQWNASVFKKYGLNDSFVIDMAIRLRKEGRLPALTVIYMPDNDYMYHRYPDKGVDILARADRQIGRLLDSFGSWEEAVRQCRFIITGDHGQTKIGVEREALIAVLDSLIGMRVSCPEKVNPEQDDLVICNNERMCFLYPLKEGVQEEVIKRLLGESRIDVLAWKDETGVRVGRGEQTLFFTRGGQVRDVYGARWTVDGDLTLLDGSLAEKDGKQIVQFGQYPDAFSRLYGALYARDGQVIVITAQPGTEFYTPSDPTHQGGASHGSLHHTDSLVPLIITGETKAAFAHPRLVDLKSYMLGCLHSGGY; from the coding sequence ATGATGTGGAAGAAGACAATTTTCATTTTGATTGACTCGTTTATGCCGCATGTGTTCGAGGAGGCAGAGGCACAGCAAAAAGTGCCGGCATTGTCTTTTTTGAAGGCGAACGGTGCCTACTGGAATGATTGTGTCACCGTGTTCCCAACTATGTCAGCAAATATAGATGCTTCCTTGATGACAGGGACGTATCCAGACGAGCACCACGTTCCCGGATTGGTCTGGTATGATCGGGATGAGCAGCGAGTGGTGAATTATATTAATGGAGGAAAGGCGGTATGGCGCCTTGGTACACGTAAATGTGCGCGGGATGTGCTAGTAAGCCTGAATGAGCAGCACCTAAGCCGGGATGTGAAGACGATATTTGAAGAGGCCGCTCGCCATCACCGTACAAGCGCGTCGTTGAATTTTAGCATTCACCGTGGACCTGTTTGCTATTCGGTGCAGAAACCTGGCTTGATGAAGCTCGCACTGCTTGGTACAAAATTTGATAGCGTCACAGGGCCGGAGCCGGCACTGCTGGGGCGCTTTTTTCATTCAACTGGACTACGAGCTCGCTTTGGTCAGTGGAACGCTAGTGTGTTTAAGAAATATGGGCTTAATGATTCATTTGTGATTGATATGGCCATTCGGTTGCGTAAAGAAGGGCGTCTACCAGCGCTAACGGTCATATATATGCCGGATAATGACTATATGTATCATCGTTATCCTGATAAAGGTGTCGATATTTTAGCTCGGGCTGATCGCCAGATTGGACGTCTGCTTGATTCATTTGGCAGCTGGGAAGAAGCGGTGCGGCAGTGCCGGTTTATTATCACAGGCGATCACGGGCAGACAAAGATTGGGGTGGAGAGGGAGGCGCTCATTGCGGTTTTGGACTCACTCATTGGCATGCGAGTATCATGTCCGGAGAAGGTAAACCCGGAGCAAGATGATCTGGTGATTTGCAACAACGAGCGGATGTGCTTTTTATATCCACTCAAAGAAGGGGTACAGGAAGAGGTGATCAAGCGGCTTCTAGGTGAGTCGCGCATTGATGTGCTTGCCTGGAAAGACGAGACTGGTGTTCGCGTAGGACGGGGCGAGCAAACACTGTTTTTTACTCGAGGGGGACAGGTGAGGGATGTGTACGGAGCACGCTGGACGGTTGACGGAGATCTTACCTTGCTTGATGGATCTCTTGCCGAGAAGGACGGAAAACAGATTGTGCAGTTCGGACAGTATCCAGATGCGTTCTCCCGATTGTATGGGGCGCTTTACGCGCGAGATGGACAGGTAATTGTCATTACGGCGCAGCCAGGTACCGAGTTTTACACTCCGAGTGATCCGACTCATCAGGGCGGAGCAAGTCACGGCTCTTTGCATCACACTGATTCGCTTGTGCCGCTTATCATTACGGGAGAGACAAAGGCTGCTTTTGCGCATCCTCGCCTGGTTGACCTAAAATCGTATATGCTTGGATGCTTGCACAGCGGAGGCTATTAA
- the feoB gene encoding ferrous iron transport protein B → MIHVALAGNPNTGKTSLFNILTGSYEYVGNWTGVTVEKKVGILRNKQGELVDLPGIYSLNPLSRDEGVATQFLLSESFTSILNIVDASQLERNLYLTVQLLEYGKPVIIGLNMMDVARGRGFMIDEAKLSARLGVPVLPIVARTGAGCEELGVELIRTENQQAFTFALDYGPVLERSIKRLVDMMPAEITLPKRWLAIQFFEGNALVRELLESHITAERLVQLLAATEREVLASSDARSLPHYIRLVRGAFITGVMEDAITRTKNETYTLSERIDHIVTNRVLGIPIFLLFMFLMFKLTFDWLGTPLSDQIDGFLNGTFADMLRSSLVAAGASNFIQAVVLNGIVAGVGGVLVFVPQIFILFFLISFIEDSGYMARVAMVMDRLMQAIGLNGKAFIPMIIGFGCNVPGVMAARTVEQPKERLLTILLTPLMSCSARLPVYSLFVGMFFVHNQALVVLSMYVLGVVVALLLAKLFSSTLLKQEGSMFVVELPPYRFPQWRTLLRSTWEKGKGFVKKAGTLIFGGSVAIWFLSYAGPGGLNVDMNQSFLAMIGGFLAPLFAPLGFGTWEAGASLLTGFMAKEVVVATMNIIYAAPNEGSLQKILATHFTPLSAYSFMAFILLYVPCLATVGVIRKETGSARWTWFSIGYALVIAYIIALVIYQGGRLLGLQ, encoded by the coding sequence ATGATTCACGTTGCGCTTGCCGGAAACCCGAACACAGGAAAGACATCACTGTTTAACATTCTGACTGGATCATACGAGTATGTGGGAAACTGGACAGGTGTAACGGTGGAGAAGAAAGTAGGGATATTGCGGAATAAACAAGGCGAGTTAGTTGACTTGCCGGGCATTTATTCACTTAATCCCCTGTCGCGTGATGAAGGGGTAGCGACACAATTTTTGCTTTCAGAATCGTTTACGTCGATTCTTAATATTGTGGACGCATCTCAGCTTGAACGTAATCTTTATTTAACTGTACAGCTTCTCGAATACGGCAAGCCGGTTATTATCGGATTGAATATGATGGATGTAGCGCGTGGACGAGGGTTTATGATTGATGAAGCGAAGCTGTCGGCACGTCTTGGTGTTCCGGTGCTGCCGATTGTGGCGCGGACGGGTGCTGGATGTGAGGAGCTTGGGGTGGAGCTTATTCGCACCGAGAACCAGCAGGCGTTTACATTTGCGCTTGATTACGGCCCTGTACTCGAGCGTTCAATTAAGCGCCTGGTGGATATGATGCCTGCCGAGATTACGCTACCGAAGCGCTGGCTGGCGATTCAGTTTTTTGAAGGGAATGCGCTTGTTCGCGAACTTCTCGAATCTCACATTACAGCAGAACGGCTTGTGCAATTACTTGCAGCTACGGAGCGTGAGGTGCTTGCATCATCCGACGCCCGCTCACTGCCGCATTATATCCGGCTTGTGCGTGGGGCATTTATTACCGGAGTTATGGAGGATGCGATAACCCGAACTAAAAATGAAACGTATACGTTATCGGAGCGGATTGATCACATTGTAACGAACCGGGTGCTCGGTATTCCGATTTTCCTGTTGTTTATGTTCTTGATGTTTAAATTAACATTTGACTGGCTGGGTACGCCGTTATCTGACCAGATTGATGGATTTTTAAACGGTACGTTTGCTGATATGCTGCGAAGCTCGCTTGTGGCAGCAGGGGCATCTAATTTTATTCAGGCGGTTGTGCTGAATGGGATTGTAGCCGGGGTAGGCGGCGTGCTCGTATTTGTACCGCAGATTTTTATTTTGTTCTTCTTGATTTCGTTTATTGAAGATTCAGGCTACATGGCGCGTGTTGCGATGGTAATGGATCGGCTTATGCAGGCGATTGGTCTTAACGGCAAAGCATTTATTCCGATGATTATCGGTTTTGGCTGCAATGTGCCGGGTGTTATGGCAGCTCGGACGGTAGAGCAGCCGAAAGAGCGACTGTTGACGATTCTTTTGACGCCGCTGATGTCGTGCTCGGCCCGTCTTCCGGTATATAGCTTGTTTGTCGGGATGTTTTTCGTACATAATCAGGCACTGGTTGTGCTGTCGATGTATGTACTGGGGGTTGTAGTAGCCCTTTTGCTTGCTAAGCTATTCTCGTCTACATTGTTGAAGCAAGAAGGCTCGATGTTTGTCGTTGAACTTCCACCGTACCGCTTTCCACAGTGGCGTACACTTCTGCGCAGCACGTGGGAGAAGGGCAAAGGTTTCGTGAAAAAAGCGGGTACGCTTATCTTCGGAGGATCGGTTGCGATTTGGTTCTTAAGCTATGCAGGACCAGGTGGGCTGAATGTGGACATGAATCAGAGCTTTTTGGCGATGATTGGCGGATTTTTGGCACCGTTATTTGCTCCGCTTGGATTTGGAACATGGGAAGCAGGCGCATCTCTTCTAACCGGATTCATGGCGAAAGAAGTTGTAGTTGCGACAATGAACATCATTTATGCAGCACCAAATGAAGGTTCGCTGCAGAAGATTTTGGCGACACATTTCACGCCGCTTTCGGCCTACAGCTTTATGGCCTTCATTCTGCTGTACGTACCGTGCCTAGCTACAGTCGGTGTTATTCGTAAAGAGACCGGGTCTGCACGCTGGACATGGTTTTCGATTGGCTACGCGCTTGTGATTGCCTATATCATTGCACTTGTAATCTATCAGGGTGGCCGTTTGCTCGGTCTTCAGTAA
- a CDS encoding NAD(P)-dependent oxidoreductase, with protein MSKRIGFIGLGNMGSPMAVNLHKAGFDVTVYNRTAEKAQVLGKQGLQVADSLEEAVREKDVVITMLSNDEAVEQMIVGDGGVLDYMEAPTILVDMSTISPDTSCTLAEAAFEMGITMVDAPVSGSTNAAESAGLVILYGGPRDVFDELAGVFAAMGKASLYFGENGSGSKAKLVINLLLGMTMQGISESLVLAEKFGLERTTVLDMMQQAAVSSPFLGFKRPSLEKEEYPAAFALKHMHKDLGLVLEQARRNGSILPATAAAYQSYTAAMNHGLDEQDMAVVFAELLNQSGVSKK; from the coding sequence ATGAGCAAACGAATTGGGTTCATCGGCCTGGGCAATATGGGAAGTCCGATGGCGGTAAATCTCCATAAAGCAGGATTTGACGTAACCGTATACAACCGGACGGCAGAGAAAGCACAGGTGCTGGGGAAGCAAGGATTGCAGGTAGCGGATTCGCTTGAAGAGGCAGTGCGAGAAAAAGATGTGGTCATTACGATGCTATCTAATGACGAAGCAGTTGAGCAGATGATTGTGGGAGATGGCGGTGTTCTTGATTATATGGAAGCACCAACGATTCTTGTCGATATGAGCACCATCTCTCCAGATACATCCTGTACATTAGCAGAAGCAGCTTTCGAGATGGGGATTACGATGGTAGATGCACCCGTGTCCGGCAGCACAAATGCGGCGGAGAGTGCCGGGCTTGTGATTTTGTATGGCGGTCCACGAGATGTGTTTGATGAACTTGCAGGAGTGTTTGCTGCAATGGGCAAAGCCTCGCTTTATTTTGGAGAAAACGGAAGTGGTTCGAAGGCGAAGCTCGTGATTAACTTGCTTCTTGGCATGACTATGCAGGGAATTTCGGAATCGCTTGTGCTTGCAGAAAAATTCGGGTTAGAACGCACGACGGTGCTTGATATGATGCAGCAGGCGGCAGTATCTTCTCCGTTCCTTGGATTTAAGCGCCCGTCACTTGAGAAGGAAGAATATCCGGCTGCTTTTGCACTCAAGCATATGCATAAAGATCTTGGGCTTGTATTGGAGCAGGCACGTCGTAACGGAAGTATTTTGCCAGCGACAGCAGCGGCATATCAAAGCTATACCGCTGCGATGAATCATGGCTTAGACGAGCAAGATATGGCCGTGGTGTTTGCTGAGTTGCTTAATCAGTCGGGTGTATCGAAAAAATAA
- a CDS encoding FeoB-associated Cys-rich membrane protein: MFINIMIGAVIFGYAGWSLYRFTVKSKEGKCVSCSSNKSCASNCDESTPAEVTFYTRYREEHSLK, translated from the coding sequence ATGTTTATCAACATTATGATAGGGGCTGTGATTTTCGGTTATGCGGGTTGGTCCCTGTATCGATTTACCGTCAAAAGCAAGGAAGGAAAATGCGTCAGCTGCTCGTCTAATAAAAGCTGCGCATCGAACTGCGATGAGAGCACACCGGCTGAAGTGACATTTTACACGCGTTACCGTGAGGAGCATTCTTTAAAGTAG
- a CDS encoding L,D-transpeptidase, with protein sequence MKRLVQIISILFLFFYFQLLPAEPAAAPPPEHKPFYELIAVPTGQTKIQLEAQLEAYKKARNYPPGEEPIIVAVPQVRYIPVYTPIPFYQPDTLYYIAPPGGPVKFFDPTCMCESDQEVSGLKKTLDQQRLQLERILSVRSALYNYYLYNKKLPDSLTELTKPFPNNYLSEIPFQSPIHGDIPALEETGVIYRPELFNPKQAWQTLDEVFRVGGMRKPTFPLMPLEVVVYQSSFRMIVYTGAIPVRSYYIGLGAENRTPLGTYFIKLKVNEPLSQSKVYGTRGLVLSDTDYAIHGTNNPASIGQAVSKGCVRLHNFQVEELFSIAPIGTKVTITNSSAPEFRQPNARGYYLKARENEKNPTQVYHWKE encoded by the coding sequence ATGAAACGCCTTGTTCAAATTATCAGTATTCTGTTTTTATTTTTTTATTTTCAACTTCTTCCAGCTGAGCCGGCTGCTGCTCCACCGCCCGAGCACAAGCCGTTTTATGAACTAATCGCAGTACCGACCGGACAGACCAAAATCCAATTGGAAGCACAGCTTGAGGCGTACAAAAAGGCCAGGAATTATCCACCTGGTGAGGAACCGATTATTGTAGCTGTACCACAAGTCCGCTACATTCCTGTCTATACACCGATTCCGTTCTATCAGCCAGATACGCTGTACTATATTGCACCACCGGGCGGTCCGGTAAAATTTTTTGATCCGACATGCATGTGTGAGTCTGATCAAGAGGTCAGCGGGCTGAAAAAAACGCTTGACCAACAACGGCTGCAGCTCGAACGTATACTCTCAGTTCGTAGTGCGCTGTACAACTATTACTTATACAACAAGAAACTTCCTGATTCACTCACAGAGCTGACGAAGCCATTTCCAAATAACTACTTGTCTGAAATTCCGTTTCAGTCTCCGATTCACGGGGACATTCCAGCCCTCGAAGAGACTGGGGTAATATATAGGCCAGAATTGTTCAATCCGAAGCAAGCTTGGCAAACATTAGACGAGGTGTTTCGTGTCGGCGGCATGCGAAAGCCGACGTTTCCACTTATGCCACTTGAAGTGGTCGTCTATCAATCTTCTTTCCGCATGATTGTTTACACGGGTGCGATTCCGGTGCGTTCCTACTACATCGGACTCGGTGCGGAAAACCGGACACCACTTGGTACATATTTTATTAAGCTGAAGGTAAACGAGCCATTGTCCCAGAGCAAAGTATACGGAACACGTGGACTTGTGCTAAGCGATACAGACTATGCGATTCACGGCACGAACAATCCAGCCTCCATCGGGCAGGCGGTATCCAAAGGCTGTGTACGACTGCATAACTTCCAGGTGGAGGAGCTGTTCAGTATAGCTCCGATCGGTACAAAAGTGACCATTACGAACAGCTCCGCTCCCGAATTTCGGCAGCCTAATGCACGTGGCTACTACTTGAAGGCTCGTGAGAATGAGAAGAATCCGACGCAAGTCTACCATTGGAAGGAATAA
- the ilvD gene encoding dihydroxy-acid dehydratase → MAELRSNMIKKGFDRAPHRSLLRAAGVKDEDFDKPFIAVCNSYIDIIPGHVHLQEFGKVVKEAIREAGGVPFEFNTIGVDDGIAMGHIGMRYSLPSREIIADSVETVVAAHWFDGMICIPNCDKITPGMMMAAVRLNIPTIMVSGGPMAAGKTSDGRKISLSSVFEGVGAYQAGKLDDKGLQELEQYGCPTCGSCSGMFTANSMNCLAEALGLALPGNGTILATSPERKELAKNAAKQLLELIEKDIKPRDIITEKAIDNAFALDMALGGSTNTVLHTLALANEAGVEYPLERINEVAARVPHLSKLAPASDWHIEDLHAAGGVSAVLNELAKKEGAIHLDTLTVTGKTLGENVAGHDVTDHNVIYPLDKPYSETGGLAVLFGNLAPDGAIIKTGGVQGGITRHEGPAIVFDSQEEALEGISAGRVKEGHVVIIRYEGPKGGPGMPEMLAPTSQIVGMGLGPKVALVTDGRFSGASRGLSIGHASPEAAEGGPLAFVQDGDHVVIDIAARRMDVDVPEDEWVRRKAEWKGFEPKVKTGYLARYSKLVTSASTGGIMKI, encoded by the coding sequence GTGGCAGAGTTACGCAGCAACATGATTAAAAAAGGATTTGACCGTGCGCCACACCGCAGCCTTCTTCGCGCGGCTGGTGTAAAAGATGAAGATTTCGATAAACCATTTATTGCGGTGTGCAATTCATATATTGATATCATTCCGGGCCACGTTCACCTTCAAGAATTCGGAAAAGTCGTAAAAGAAGCAATTCGTGAAGCTGGCGGTGTTCCATTCGAATTTAACACAATCGGCGTAGATGATGGCATTGCAATGGGCCATATTGGTATGCGTTATTCCTTACCAAGCCGTGAGATTATTGCAGATTCTGTTGAAACTGTAGTAGCGGCACACTGGTTTGACGGCATGATCTGCATTCCGAACTGTGACAAAATCACACCAGGGATGATGATGGCGGCTGTTCGTCTGAATATTCCTACAATTATGGTCAGCGGTGGCCCGATGGCAGCTGGTAAAACAAGCGACGGACGCAAAATCTCACTTTCTTCCGTATTCGAAGGTGTGGGCGCGTACCAGGCTGGCAAGCTTGATGACAAAGGGCTGCAAGAACTCGAACAGTACGGCTGTCCAACATGCGGCTCCTGTTCCGGGATGTTTACCGCTAACTCAATGAACTGTCTCGCCGAAGCACTCGGTCTCGCACTCCCAGGAAATGGTACAATTCTGGCTACTTCTCCAGAGCGTAAGGAGCTGGCGAAGAACGCTGCGAAACAATTGCTTGAACTGATCGAAAAAGACATCAAACCTCGCGACATTATAACCGAAAAAGCAATCGACAACGCATTTGCACTCGATATGGCGCTTGGTGGTTCTACTAATACTGTACTTCATACGCTCGCTCTCGCTAATGAAGCAGGGGTTGAATACCCACTTGAGCGTATTAATGAAGTAGCGGCACGCGTGCCACATCTGTCCAAGCTCGCTCCGGCATCAGACTGGCATATCGAAGACCTGCATGCAGCAGGCGGCGTATCTGCTGTCCTGAATGAGCTGGCGAAGAAAGAAGGCGCCATTCATCTTGATACGCTGACAGTAACCGGCAAAACACTCGGGGAAAACGTAGCTGGACATGATGTAACGGACCATAACGTTATTTACCCGCTTGATAAACCATACAGTGAAACAGGCGGCCTGGCTGTTCTGTTCGGCAACCTCGCTCCAGACGGTGCGATCATTAAAACAGGCGGCGTTCAAGGCGGCATTACACGCCACGAAGGCCCGGCGATCGTGTTTGATTCGCAAGAAGAAGCACTGGAAGGCATTTCTGCTGGCCGCGTAAAAGAAGGACATGTCGTTATTATCCGTTATGAAGGCCCGAAAGGCGGACCAGGCATGCCAGAAATGCTGGCACCAACGTCGCAAATCGTTGGCATGGGCCTCGGCCCGAAAGTGGCACTTGTAACAGACGGTCGCTTCTCCGGCGCATCCCGTGGTCTCTCTATCGGTCATGCTTCTCCAGAAGCGGCTGAAGGTGGTCCGCTTGCATTTGTACAAGATGGCGATCATGTTGTGATCGACATTGCAGCACGCCGTATGGATGTAGATGTGCCAGAAGACGAATGGGTACGTCGTAAAGCAGAATGGAAAGGATTCGAGCCAAAAGTGAAAACTGGCTATCTAGCTCGTTATTCTAAACTCGTAACATCTGCTAGTACAGGCGGCATTATGAAAATCTAG